The window CATTCTTGAAGCCAAAAAAGACGGTCGCATGATTGAAGATGGAGAATTTGCTACGGCTTGTTCTAATGCTTGTTACAATGGTGCCATTACTTTTGGAGATATCAATGATAAAGATTCAGAGATCTACAAAGTGAAGCAACAAGATCGTATGTATCACTTATTAGAAGAAGTTGGAACAGAGCCTAACGTGATGTATCAGGTTAAGGTAAGAAACTATAATAACTAAGAAACTAATCAACGCATTATGGCTCATTACGAAGCGTCCATAAGAAAACCACTAGTTACCGGCGACAAAACGTATGCTGATGTTACTAGAGATATTGCTTTTCCTGTAGAAGGACCGGCAAATAAGCAGTGGTGGCTGGTATTCACCATTGCTCTTATCGCTTTTCTTTATGGAATAGGATGTATTACTTACACGATCTCTACAGGAATCGGTGTTTGGGGATTGAACAAGACCATTGGATGGGCTTGGGATATTACCAACTTTGTATGGTGGGTAGGAATTGGTCACGCAGGAACTTTGATTTCTGCCGTACTCTTGCTCTTCCGTCAAAAATGGAGAATGGCGATCAACAGGTCTGCAGAAGCAATGACTATTTTCTCTGTAATCCAGGCAGGTTTATTCCCTATCATTCACATGGGTCGACCATGGTTGGCTTACTGGGTATTACCTATTCCTAACCAGTTTGGTTCTTTATGGGTGAACTTTAACTCACCACTTCTTTGGGATGTATTTGCGATTTCTACCTATTTGTCGGTTTCTTTAGTATTCTGGTGGACAGGATTGCTTCCTGACTTTGCTATGATTCGCGATAGAGCGATTACTCCTTTTAATAAAAAGATTTACGGTATCCTTTCCTTTGGATGGTCTGGTAGAGCTAAAGACTGGCAGCGTTTTGAAGAGGTTTCATTGGTTCTGGCAGGACTTGCAACACCATTGGTACTTTCGGTACACACGATTGTATCCTTTGACTTTGCTACCTCGGTAATTCCAGGATGGCACACCACGATTTTCCCTCCATACTTCGTTGCAGGAGCGGTATTCTCAGGTTTTGCGATGGTAAACACGCTTTTGATCGTGATGAGGAAAGTGTGTCACTTAGAAGACTACATCACTATTCAGCACATTGAATTGATGAACCTTGTAATTATGATTACTGGTTCCATTGTAGGTGTGGCTTATATCACAGAGCTATTTATGGCTTGGTATTCCGGAGTGGAGTACGAGCAATATGCTTTCTTGAATAGGGCTACAGGACCATACGCTTGGGCTTACTGGGCGATGATGACCTGTAATGTGTTCTCACCGCAGTTCATGTGGTTCAAGAAATTACGTACCAGTATCATGTTCTCTTTTGCCATCTCTATTGTAGTAAACATTGGAATGTGGTTTGAACGATTTGTAATTATTGTGACTTCGTTGCACCGTGATTACGTTCCTTCCTCATGGACAATGTTCTCACCTACCTTTGTAGATATAGGTATATTCATAGGTACTATAGGATTCTTCTTTGTATTGTTTTTGTTGTATTCCAGAACGTTCCCGGTAATCGCACAAGCAGAGGTGAAGTCCATCTTGAAGTCTAGTGGTAACAAGTACAAGGAAATGAGAGAAAATAAAACGACGTCTAACCCAAATGCTGCTTCCGGTGACCCGATAGCACATCCAAGCGAGTAAATAACATGGCGACACATAAAATACATGCTCTTTACAATGATGATGATGTTTTACTGCGTGCAGTAAAACAAGTCAGAGAGCAACATTTCCATATTGAAGATATTTTCTGTCCTTTCCCAGTTCACGGACTTGAAAAGGCGATGGGTCTAGCAGATACCCGATTAGCTATCAACGCGTTTCTTTATGGAATCGTGGGTCTAGCCGTAGGAACTGCCATGATGAATTACATCATGATTGAGGATTGGCCACAAAATATAGGTGGAAAGCCTAGTTTTTCTTATTTGGAAAATATGCCTGCATTCGTGCCTATCATGTTTGAGTTAACAGTATTCTTTGCCGCGCACTTGATGGTAATCACATTTTACTTGCGCAGTAGATTATGGCCATTTAAGAAAGCAGAAAACCCAGATGTAAGAACCACAGACGATCATTTCTTGATGGAAGTAGATGCTCATGGAGAAGACATTGACTCGATCACAAAATTTTTATACGATACAGGAGCCGTTGAGCTTGTATTAATCGACAAAGAAGATCATTGATGAATACGTATTTAAAATCAGTACTATGGGCACTTGCTGTCCTACTTACAGTTTCTTGCCAGAGTGGTGGTGAGAAGGAAGTAGGCGCAAAATCCAATCGCAGTGTGCAATACTTTCCTAACATGTATGAAGATGTAGGTTACAGCACTTATTCTGAAGGCGATGTGTTTACGAACAACATGGAAGCACAAAAGCCAGTTGATGGAACCGTTTCTCGTGGGTGGTTGCCATATAACTATGAAGATGATAATGAAGGGTACGCTTCCGCGAAAGCGAACTTAACCAACCCAGTACCATTAACAGAAGATCATCTGGCTAACGGACAAGCATTATACGGAATTTATTGTGCTATCTGTCACGGAAATAAAGGAGATGGACAAGGTCACTTGGTGAAGACTGAAAAGATCCTAGGTGTTCCAAGTTATGACGCTAGAGAAATAACTCAAGGTTCAATTTATCACGTAATGTATTATGGTATTAATTCCATGGGATCCTATGCGTCACAGACAAGTACAGAGGAACGTTGGGAAATAGCACATTATGTAGATGCTTTGAGAGCTGACCTGATGGGTGTTGCTAGAAAGCCAGTAATGGATAAAACGGGTAGCGTAACAAACTCCCCTGTTACCGCTACTGACTCTACAGCTACAATGACGGAAGTTCCTGTGGAGGAAAACACCGCAACTGATGCTGGTAACTCAGTAGATCAGCAAGAAGTACAACAAATGAACGACGGTCAGTAACCGGATCAAGAAGATATTATATATGTATACTCTTACAACCAAATTGAAAGTTTTTGCAATCATCCTTATGATATTGGGAGGATTGTTAACAGCTGTAGGTTTCTTAACTGCACCGGCTAGCGAGGCTGAAGTGGAACAAATGCTTGCTGAGGAAGCAGAACATGGCGGTGGTCATGGAGAAGCTGCAGAACATGGTGAAACTATGGAGCATGGCGCGACAGGTACACACGATGCAGAGCCACATAAAGAAACTGGTTACATCACTGACAACAGCACAGAACACGCTGATGATGCCCACACGACCACACCTCACGAGGCTGAAGATCACGGTGGTTCTCATGCGGAGCATGTGTATCATCAATTAGTGAACAGACCTTGGTCAGCAATTTATGTTGCTTGTTTCTTCTTCTTCATGATAGGTCTTGGAACTCTAGCGTTTCTTGCTATTCAAAAAGTAGCACAAGCAGGTTGGTCTCCCGTGCTTTTTAGAGTAATGGAAGGAATCAGCAGTTACATACTACCGGGTGGTATCATTATGTTCATATTGTTATTGCTGTCTGGACTTGGTTTGAATCATATTTTCACTTGGATGGAACCTGGTATCGATGATCCTACAAGTGAAGCTTACGACCATATTGTTGCCGGAAAGACAGGATTTTTAAATGTGCCATTTTGGTTGATTCGCGCTGGTATATTCTTAGTGGGTTGGAATATTTACCGCTGGAAC of the Nonlabens marinus S1-08 genome contains:
- the nrfD gene encoding NrfD/PsrC family molybdoenzyme membrane anchor subunit; the protein is MAHYEASIRKPLVTGDKTYADVTRDIAFPVEGPANKQWWLVFTIALIAFLYGIGCITYTISTGIGVWGLNKTIGWAWDITNFVWWVGIGHAGTLISAVLLLFRQKWRMAINRSAEAMTIFSVIQAGLFPIIHMGRPWLAYWVLPIPNQFGSLWVNFNSPLLWDVFAISTYLSVSLVFWWTGLLPDFAMIRDRAITPFNKKIYGILSFGWSGRAKDWQRFEEVSLVLAGLATPLVLSVHTIVSFDFATSVIPGWHTTIFPPYFVAGAVFSGFAMVNTLLIVMRKVCHLEDYITIQHIELMNLVIMITGSIVGVAYITELFMAWYSGVEYEQYAFLNRATGPYAWAYWAMMTCNVFSPQFMWFKKLRTSIMFSFAISIVVNIGMWFERFVIIVTSLHRDYVPSSWTMFSPTFVDIGIFIGTIGFFFVLFLLYSRTFPVIAQAEVKSILKSSGNKYKEMRENKTTSNPNAASGDPIAHPSE
- a CDS encoding DUF3341 domain-containing protein, with the protein product MATHKIHALYNDDDVLLRAVKQVREQHFHIEDIFCPFPVHGLEKAMGLADTRLAINAFLYGIVGLAVGTAMMNYIMIEDWPQNIGGKPSFSYLENMPAFVPIMFELTVFFAAHLMVITFYLRSRLWPFKKAENPDVRTTDDHFLMEVDAHGEDIDSITKFLYDTGAVELVLIDKEDH
- a CDS encoding c-type cytochrome — encoded protein: MNTYLKSVLWALAVLLTVSCQSGGEKEVGAKSNRSVQYFPNMYEDVGYSTYSEGDVFTNNMEAQKPVDGTVSRGWLPYNYEDDNEGYASAKANLTNPVPLTEDHLANGQALYGIYCAICHGNKGDGQGHLVKTEKILGVPSYDAREITQGSIYHVMYYGINSMGSYASQTSTEERWEIAHYVDALRADLMGVARKPVMDKTGSVTNSPVTATDSTATMTEVPVEENTATDAGNSVDQQEVQQMNDGQ